The following proteins are encoded in a genomic region of Acipenser ruthenus chromosome 4, fAciRut3.2 maternal haplotype, whole genome shotgun sequence:
- the LOC117399947 gene encoding GTP-binding protein GEM-like, with product MTLHVTMRRSNSVLQPQQHRWSISTDGKHILTKKVPPSHIVRSKSCVNTGQSYRRNWSSYSSDSAVSKESECSFCRVVVIGETGVGKSALAGIFAGARDSMDNNCNLFGDDTYERTLVVDGERATIIVSDTWANQDEGSWSQEQCMQAGDAYLIVYSITDRASFEKASELRIQLRRTRQSEDIPIILVGNKSDLVRRRQVSVTEGRACAVVLDCKFIETSAAVHHNVQEMFEGIVRQVRLRRDSKEVNEKRMAHYKRRESLPKKAKHFLDKIVAKNNKNMAYRLKSKSCHDLSVL from the exons ATGACCCTGCATGTAACAATGCGACGGAGCAACAGTGTTTTACAACCGCAGCAGCATCGCTGGAGTATTTCAACAGATGGGAAGCACATCTTGACCAAAAAAGTTCCACCATCTCATATCGTGCGCTCCAAGTCGTGCGTGAACACCGGCCAGTCATACAGGCGAAATTGGTCCTCATATTCATCCGATTCTGCAGTCTCAAAGGAGTCAGAATGCAGCTTCTGCAGAGTGGTCGTGATTGGAGAGACTGGTGTGGGGAAATCGGCACTGGCTGGCATTTTTGCAGGTGCACGGGATAGCATGGATAATAATTGCAACCTGTTTGGAG ATGACACATATGAACGAACATTGGTAGTGGATGGTGAAAGGGCAACCATTATTGTATCGGACACATGGGCTAATCAG GATGAAGGCAGCTGGTCCCAAGAGCAATGTATGCAAGCTGGGGATGCGTACCTCATTGTCTACTCAATAACAGACAGAGCCAGCTTTGAGAAGGCTTCAGAGCTCCGAATACAGCTGAGAAGAACAAGGCAATCAGAAGACATCCCAATCATCTTGGTAGGCAACAAAAGTGACCTGGTCAGACGCAGACAAGTTTCAGTGACAG AGGGCAGAGCTTGTGCTGTGGTGTTAGACTGCAAATTCATCGAGACATCAGCCGCTGTCCACCACAACGTGCAGGAGATGTTTGAAGGAATTGTACGTCAGGTTCGGCTCAGGAGGGACAGCAAGGAGGTGAATGAGAAAAGGATGGCACATTACAAAAGGAGAGAAAGTCTTCCCAAGAAGGCCAAACATTTTCTGGACAAAATAGTAGCcaagaacaacaaaaacatgGCATACCGACTGAAGTCCAAGTCTTGTCACGACCTCTCAGTGCTATGA